Part of the Solanum pennellii chromosome 10, SPENNV200 genome is shown below.
GCGATCGGATTGATAACATCCCAATTATAGAAATGCCTCGACCTAAAGCAAGATAATTCTTACCATAGCAGGGTCTCGATCCCATGGAGTTTCTTTGATTTACATCGTTCAACAATGGAAAAACTTGTATCGATTGATTTTACAAGTAAAGGGATTTTTTGTTGGAAATGTGGGAGTTTTCACCCTTTGTAACTTTTTTAATCACCATTTATCATTACCAAATTAAATATGTTGGACTTGCAAAAGTACGTTATTCAGATAacaacacttcaattcaattccACACAACTAGCAAATATATGCTTAGTAAGACTTTCCACAGTGTATCAAACTTCCAGCACCCAAGAAGAGACAAAAATTGGTTGCACTTCTCAAAGTAGTTTTTCCAATGTATCTGATTTTGAAGAGTCCAGACTGTTGGGTATGCAACAAGAGTTAATGGGAAATGAAGGGAAGATGACAAGAGAGGAACTTGGAAaattgggaacttgaaaagtcctcttatgctttagtGTAAAGGCTTTTGTCCCTCATCaatggtggaaagaaaaatatgagagtttaAATATGACAGCACTCCTATTAATTgataaaagggttggaaagggGGACCCCCTCGTGCCGTCACCGTCGTCGCTCCCTCGGCTCGGCTTTGGAAAATGAACgagtgattatttttttgacaaagtttgttttaattattttgaaacgttgcaactttcaggaataACCATGACCTTTTGAAAGATTGCAATTCTCATGAATGGTCGTgtgaattctgaaagggttgcaacctttcagaaccaGCTCCTCTTGCatataaataccattcattcTTCAGATTTTCTCCTtataaatttttcttatttctcgtttttcttctgcacaaagtttcttcgtgtactttactATTCTTGGGTGGTTCGATGACAATTAagcttttgggtatcaatacgtTGGTGATTGAGATCACTCTATTCTGataggacatattccaaatcaaacctcggatactataGGGGAATGTtatccttaaggggacactgtgcattTAATGGGCTTGATCTTTTCCTGTTCTTATTTTTCCAGATTCGTGTACGTTTacatttttagttttttgttaATGAATTTTGTTCATCTTTCTTATaggttcattaaactttgattaatttcgtgtttctgcaaaattttgttggaatcagtaattCTGTTTTTCTAACACAAATTAACAACACAAACACCTTGAAACTAACAACCTCATAAGTTCCATATATAGCACCAACAACACCGCAATGCCAGGACCACCCTTCAGAACTGATGACAGAGGTTTTCTATAAACTTATTGTATATCATGCGACTTGCACATCTCTGTGTAATTTGACAGGGTTTTTCTGGAGTTGTAAGATTTTAAGATTGATAGACTAAATTAATAAGCTTTTTGCATACATAAAAGACGTTTTCCATAAGTTGCATATATAAGGGACCAAATCAATCTAACCCCATACATTAATAACTGTTTTGATCGTTTCCTCGTTTGAGTTCGGTCACTGATTAATATGGGTTGCTTCATTTTACAGGTTAGTTTGGATTTTCGCCCAAATAAAGCTAAATTATTACATACCTCTTATACAACCCATTAAATTTGGGCAGTTCAATAGAATTTGGACAAATTTTACTACTCATAACTTCTTAGTGGCATAGCCTATAAACGTATTTACATTCATAAAAGGAGGCACTTAATTTTAATTGCGTATTACTAAATTTTAGACTCAAGTCATATATAGTTTCTCTTAAAATTGTTAACATAATTTTCTTATGAATCTCAACTCGGCCTAAGCCTTGTATCTATTGATAAACCTCTTCCATTTTGAACTCGAACCATTACAAAGAAATACTCAATTATAATTAAGCATATATAAGAGTAAGAATATAAAAAGCACCAGAAAAGGTTATACAAGAAATAATAGAATGTGAGACATGAGTTCTGGTTAACAACACTTTCCTCCACTTAGCTCCGCCACTAGGCATCAttctattataattattaatcaaaGGTTTCGAGTCATGTGAATGAAGAGCCCTCAAGGCTAAATGGAGATGTTTAATTATGCTAATTGCGAATCCAAATTAGTTAGTACTATCAGAATTCTGGATGGTTAATGAACAGGAAGAAAACACATAGCTATTTCTTGTTTATCTAATGCATTTGTACCAAGAAAACTTGATGCAACAAGATAAGAACATATATTGACTATTTTtgtaatatgataattataacaaacaCAACCCTAATATTGTTTTTGAAAAGTCTAAAAAATATGGGATATTGGTGGGAATCACTTGTCACCATTTATAAAGTTCCTAACTGTAAAATGTGAGGCAATGCTTGGATTCGTAGTATGGGATGTCCATGTCACACGATCTCGGGTAACAGCACCTGGTCCTCTATTCTTGTACTCCAGAAAATATGGATGGCGATGAACAATGGGTTTCTTTGCAGATTTTGACCATTTGATCCATCCTTTAGGACTTATGAAGTGGTCGATGttaatgtgtatatttattACTGCTAAAAGTTATTTGGTTGTAGTGTTAAAGAGTTGTAATTTCAAGAATGTTATTTGGATTACTTGATTGGACTAGATTGTGGCGGAAATTATTTGAAAGGTGAAGACTCAAGTCTTGGATTGACGTTGATTGAATTAAGACAATTGATTTCctaaattttgtaaatattgttGATTCTTGTATTTCACCATTGTATGTGTTAAGGTGTAACGAGAATTAGGTGATTGGTTCATTGTTCCACTTGATTAttcttaatgaataaaaatgggATTAAAGAAAAGGTAATATGTTGATTATAATGCTTTTTGAATTTTCTGATGGTGAACCCTATTTGATTGATTGGTGATTTTCTTTGATTATGTGGACTTGAACTACttgaattgttttttctttcttatggTGATAAATTACTTATATGCATCGATGTTAATGTGCACCGCGATGAGACATGTGATGTTATgccaaaaagataaataatttggGCAAGTTAAATGATATAAATGTGAAGGGAAATGATATCAACTAGTTACATGATATAAAGTCGAAGGGAAATAGTTTTGGGTAGTGATAATATGATGAAGGACACGGTTCCGACAATTAATGTGATGTAATGCctaaggaaaaatgtaagtcaAAGGGAAATGATTCCAGTTAGAAAATTGATATAAGCGAAAGGGAAATGATTCTAGGTATTGATATTGTACTGAAGAAAAATGGTATCGGAAAAAAATGAGTATTGTGATTTGATGCATTTTGATACTTTTGATTGATCTTCTTGTTACTCGTGCTTGATGCACTTGATACTTGTAATTGATCTGTTCGACACTTGTGATTGACATATttgatacttattatttattgaaaTGTGACTATTGGATTGTGACCATTGAGCATTGTGGACTATTTGTGTAGAACTATTAGTTTGGTCTAACTTCGTTGCAAGTTGTAGTTTGAGGAGGTTCGGTTGAGATGAAAGGAGTACTCGATTTCTATATAGTTTTGCTTTATTTAgtcttgctgagtaccgtgttgTTCGGCAGTCACTCTTTCCTTCTACACTATGTACATAAGTTCCGAGACCAGACCCATGTGATCTTGTTCTTGTTCTAGTATCAAGGATTTTCAAGGGACTGTGAGAGGTAGTTGATTGTCACCCTGGAGGGCCCTCTTGTTGTTTTACTTATGTTATTTTCCAATcgagataaaaaaaaactttgagaCTTGTAATTACCTtttgaattatgtattttaatattaatggaTCGTACATGTGACAATAGGTTTTGGGGTTATGCTAAAATGAATAAGTTTTCTGCTCTTATATCATTATTCCCATACTTTTCGTATTTCTTTTGTTTCGTTATGTTGAGGCTGTCTTGGTGGGGATACACAGGTGACgttatatctatttttttatcacGAGAATATTTAATATGCTAATGACTACTCCCTCTGTCCCCTTTTATTTGTCACCTTTATACTTTGCACTTGCATTAAGAAATGATGTAACTTTCCCCTGTACCCTTATTTACTGGTTTTTAAGTCAACATTATTAATAAATGACAAGATTAACTAACTACTCTATGAAGATTGAAGGGTATAATAGCCAAAATATTATAATGtatgcataaattttataaaatgacaaatattatagtccaactatttataaaaagaaaggTCATATAAAAAGGGACGGATGAAGTATTAAATATTCTTAATAGTCTAATTgacttttttcttaatataatgTCTATAGCGTTACTTTTCTAATTGTAACAGATTTGTTACTTGGAGATTATCCTTCTTAATTAGCCATTAATATTATTGACaatcatttgtttttattttgactGGGTTGAGCTCTTTAGCCAATATGCGATAACCTTTCAATCTATCAATACTAATAAAAGGTCTATTCTTTTTGGAGAGAGAAAAGATATCAAGAGTACCTACTTTATTGTGTTGAGTTTTCATTCTTATTAAATCTTAATTAGATTATGAATCCTAGTTTTATACAATGCCTGACATGTCTCAACTTTTGATGAATTCGATGCAAATATTTGTGTTGATGTATTTCCCGTAAGATTTCCAACGATCTTATCGAGTCTTGATAATTCAAAgttttattgtctttattgactAAGGAGTAATCAAAGAATTAAATTTATTGTGGTAAGCAGATATAAAATGGTTCAATGCGAGGTGAAGCCATaacaataaaaagggaaaaaatattcATTGTGGAAGTTAGCACAGCAGAGGAGTTTATTTTATGGTTGGACTTTTTCCTTTCATATTAATAAGGTATGTTATGATACTGTACAATtctaatatatatttgtgtgtggAAATTGTTAATATACCCCGAAAAAGATTCACAGAAATTATAATCTTGCTAGGTAAACATAAATTTGATTAAgtgaatgatatatttatttggtCATTTTTCAAGTGAATTTTATGGTTATTATGCAAAAGATTGAATGTTAGATTTTGGTTGTACCAAGATTATTTTCTGTTTAACTCCCAAAttgtagaagaaaaatatttatttgttgttcATTCTAGAACAACTCAAATTCTTTgaatgaaaaagttctttttattaaaatcacatacgaaaatatttgtattatctGAGGTGTTAATTGATACTAATATTTGTGCAAGTTGATTTTTGTGAAATTGTGACAAAAGATTGAATGAGGGTTTTATTTGAGTTTGATAGGGTGTTAATAAAATTACAACTTTTCTGTGGTAATGAGTTTGATTTGTTTGTGTTCAataattttatgtgatatatgaaaATGTTGATAGTAATGTTTGTTTGATTAATTcatatgattttatgatagtaagaatcattctttttgacttatattatattaagaagacataatattttaatcttactttttaaaatttccaacTGTAAAAATTGTGATGAAATTAGGTATGTTACGATCATGTTTATAGAGTATCTAAATTGTTAGAATAAATTTAAGATGCTAAGTATTTTGTTAACTAATACAAATTTTAGACATTTTTTGTCGCATGATGTAATGGTTCGTTGTGTTATGAATAATTGAGTGTTGAGATTGAGTACTATGTAGATACTTCACTAGAAACTTGGTCAATTAAGGTACTTGAAAACAACAAGTAGCAAATTTGAACTCGATCAATATAGAATGTCTGGTACTCGCATTGAGCTCAATTAATATACTTACATTCTAATattacatattaatattattcttataataattattatcacTTTTTTATGTAGTACAAGAGTAGACATTGATAAGATATATCCATTTATTCAAAATAAGCTTCAACTGCCAAGAAGTTTGCTGCTTAATCCTTCCAGTGACTCAAAGTTTTCGTTCTTTTGGATTAGCACCAGACCGTTCTTCACCTTCGCGATGGTTATCTCAAATACTTTTTGCGGTATCATTCCTCTATATCTCTACATTGTAGCTGTAATTCATTcatactataaaaataataattcttttaatCTTTCAATGCAGGGAATATAATGGCTTTGTTTGTTGCTGCAACAATTGTTTTATGTTGTCAAAGTCAGTTGATCCCTGAAACACCTCACGTTGTTGTTTGTCAAGATGGGACCGGGGATTTCAAGACTATAACTGGAGCAATACTTGCAGCCCCGAATAAGAGTGTCCAACCATACTATATCAAGATTAAACAAGGCACATATCGGGAATACATtttagttgataaaaaaaagaCGAATATAGTATTGATCGGAGAAGGAATGGGTATTACAATAATAACGGGTAATAGAAGCCTCTACGCCGGCAATAAAACATATGACACCGCAACAGTGGGTAAGTCTCCCTCTCTATATATGCATTTCattgattttgataaattataattctttgttcttatttttgtttgtagCGGTTCGTGGGAGAGGCTTCACAGCCCAAGACATCACCTTTAGGAATGATGCTGGACCGGCAGAGTATCAAGCAGTGGCGTTAAGAGTAGAAGCAGATTTGTCTTCTTTCTATAGATGTCGCTTTGATGGGTATCAAGACACTCTATATGTCAAAAGGAACCGTCAATTTTACAGTGATTGTGAAATCTATGGCACGGTAGACTTCATTTGCGGTAACGCAAAGGCCTTATTCCAAAACTGCTTAATTGAAGCATACATTCCATTGGCCAGGCAGCATAACACAATCATAGCACAAAAGAgagattttaagaaaaatgcaACCGGAATAGTACTTCAAAATTGCACTATAAAGGCAACCCGAGATTTGGAGAATATGGATAACGTCACCACCTATTTAGGTCGACCATGGGGTAAATACTCTAGGGCAGTGGTCATGGAAAGTTACATTGACCACTTCATAAGTCCTAAAGGATGGATCAAATGGACAAAATCTGCAAAGAAACCCATTGTTCATCGCCATCCATATTTTCTGGAGTACAAGAATAGAGGACCGGGTGCTGTTACCCGAGATCGTGTGACATGGGCATCCCATACTACGAATCCAAGCATTGCCTCACATTTTACAGTTAGGAACTTTATAAATGGTGACAAGTGGATTCCCACCAATATCCCATATTATTTAGACTTTTCATAAACAATATTAGGGTTGtgtttgttataattatcatattacaAAAATAGTCAATATATGTTCTTATCTTGTTGCATCAAGTTTTCTTGGTACAAATGCTTCAGATAAACAAGAAATAGCTATGTGTTTTCTTCCTGTTCATTAACCATCCAGAATTCTTATAGTACTAACTAATTTGGATTCGCAATTAGCATAATTAAACATCTCCATTTAGCCTTGAGGGTTCTTCATTCACATGACTCGAAACCtttgattaataattataatagaaTGATGCCTAGTGGCGGAGCTAAGTGGAGGAAAGTGTTGTTAACCAGAACTCATGTCTCACATTCTATTATTTCTTGTATAACCTTTTCTGGTGCTTTTTATATTCTTACTCTTATATATGCTTAATTTTAATTGAGTACTTCTTTGTAATCTAAGAAGAACAAGATCACATGGGCCTGGTCTCGGAACTTATGTACATAGTGTGGAAGGAAAGAG
Proteins encoded:
- the LOC107001937 gene encoding pectinesterase-like, translated to MVGLFPFILISTRVDIDKIYPFIQNKLQLPRSLLLNPSSDSKFSFFWISTRPFFTFAMVISNTFCGNIMALFVAATIVLCCQSQLIPETPHVVVCQDGTGDFKTITGAILAAPNKSVQPYYIKIKQGTYREYILVDKKKTNIVLIGEGMGITIITGNRSLYAGNKTYDTATVAVRGRGFTAQDITFRNDAGPAEYQAVALRVEADLSSFYRCRFDGYQDTLYVKRNRQFYSDCEIYGTVDFICGNAKALFQNCLIEAYIPLARQHNTIIAQKRDFKKNATGIVLQNCTIKATRDLENMDNVTTYLGRPWGKYSRAVVMESYIDHFISPKGWIKWTKSAKKPIVHRHPYFLEYKNRGPGAVTRDRVTWASHTTNPSIASHFTVRNFINGDKWIPTNIPYYLDFS